Below is a genomic region from Henckelia pumila isolate YLH828 chromosome 3, ASM3356847v2, whole genome shotgun sequence.
AACGTTGTTAGCATTACACATGTATGCTTTCCTTGAGGCTATGTGGTCTAGAAATCGAAGGTGTGTGCTGTACTAGTCGTTTCTCAAAATTATCAAGGCTGTGGGAATGTAAGACATACACTTCTTTGCGCAGAGTTGGCAACAGCTAAACGAGGTGGCGATGAAGGAAATGctaatatcatttttttaaccGAACACCACGTAAGACCTAGTAAGTAGGTCTTTAAGGTTTAAATCTTTTCTCAAGCAGAAAAATTCCAGAAGCTAAGTTACTTTATATTAGACTTACTGAGTGAATATCTGTCCCTCTCTTGGTGAATGCTAGCAACCTCTTTTCTCCGTCCTGCACAATCAAAAACAGAGTTGTCCTCATATAATAGAAATAACAAATTAACTCGAATCATATTGAGAATGAAAATAAGAAACCTCTTGTTTGAAGTATTCCCGAAACTCTGACCATGAAGAGTGCACTTTAACTACAACAAATCTGATGTGGCTGTTAATTGATTGAAATATATTTGTCCACAAgctataaattttttgaaaagtaTTGCTATCATaattcaaggtcactggctgacactgaaaaatattaattctcAAGGATACAAACTCGAATTTGGAGATACTGTTCTTGGCGGTTGCGATTTTAAGCTAAATCATGCATAGCTTGATCATCAACAATAAAATTTCAAGCAGTCAGCTTATTGTAATGAAGGATACGGCCAGTAATCAAGTCCAGCACGCTTTAACTTTGCATCATCAACCTGAAACCCCAGTGGCTAAAGCAGGAAAAGAGGCTGACATAAGCTTGGTTGCAGGTCTAAGTAGAGAGTACaaagaaatatatatcaatTCTTAGTCCATTCGTTTCCACAGACTTGACTCGAAATTTTATGGAAGGTTGCTACCATTTACCTCAACTAAGTGCAACTTGACAGCTGATGCGGCACAAGTTCGGGCAATACATCCTGTATTTCCAGGTATCTGTCAAGGATAACAGCCAGCTTGGTGATAACAGTTGTTTGGAATTCAAAGGAAagcatttattttaaatttaagaaAGCAGGTAAATCAACTACAGATTCCACTGAATCAGAGCTATGTACTGTTCTAGTTCTCATAGTTAGTTCTTTGCAGAATTTTCCATCTGAAACTAAATGAAATAACAAAGGTCGAACAAGGAGACCGATAAAAAATGGTCGAACATGGAGAAAAGACATGAACTTCAGTGATTTATAACTACaaaaaataattacataatGAACAATATAATGTCTTTCCAATGTGAGagagaaaatcaacacaagtacCCACAAATCATTGATCACATCTCTCCATACATTGTTAAAGTAATTTTTCCTTCAGGGGAAGTCACTTTATCTTTTGAAGAGTGAACATGCTGTAAGTTTTTTGATTCCTGTCATTAACACTGCACCATTTCACCCTTCTCCTACCCTTTTATCACTAATATGAGCAACAAGTGATAGTGCTTGATCAACTTGTTTCCTTTATATTCAAGTCATTTCATCATCTCCCAAGAAAcatcataataaaaaaaaaatagcctACTTTACAAGTTCTTACGTTTATCAACATCTTGGGAAACATACAACAGTAGTCAGTAGGAAACTCATGAACATTTAACAACATTAATACCGACACTCTACATGGATTCTTGGACTAATTTCTAAGAAACCCTCAAATCAACTCGAGAGTTACACAACCTTATATCCCCAGCAACAACCATTAATTCACCAAATGCCCAAGTAAGGTTAATCGATCACTAGAAAGAATATATTGATGGCTCCACGACCATGCCACAACAAGATAAGGTTGCCTAATACCTcgagccaaaaaaaaaaacaactttaatgtgttaaaattttaaaaatacaactTTATTATCCCTCCTAAAATATTGAAGTAACCTTAACTAGCTTTCCATTGTTAATTTCACAGACATAATGAGGATAAAACAGCTCATTCATAACATGAGCATACAATGGGGAATAATCAAAGTTTCCGTAGTGGAAGTGATGGAGGCTTGCATAAGATTTGAGGTGAATCGCATGGCATTAACATaaagtttggatttttttaGCAACTTTGCCATGCTGGCACAGCTTCACATATTGGACACCACCATAAAGTTACTCTTATTATTTTCCAGAAGAAAAACTAAAGTCATCACCATCATAAGCACCCAAATAAATTCACTATACCTGTGGCGACACAAGTACGACTTGAAGAAAATTGTTTTCCACAGATTCAACCGCTACCCTACCGACCCCATCATGCAATGCATTCACTTGACACCTCTTCGCTGCATTTTCTTCCAGAAATGACCAACTTAGACAAAAAAGGTGGTCAATAAATCGAACACTTGCACTACTACTAATTTCAACTACGCAAACTTATATACGAAGTGAAAAGGGAGTCAATAACTTGTACAGTCGCACATACACGAAAAGCTAAGCTGAGAGAAGCGCGGAGAGGGGAATCTCCGGGCCGATGGAAATTGGAGGTGGAGCAAAGAATGAGCTCGGAAAGTGGAGGAGGAGGTTATGGCGCTTAGGGCTCTGAAGCCCGCGGTTTCCATTTTCAAGAGCAAGGAAGCAGCCGCTGTTCTTGGCTCTTATCCCAACTGCAATAAAAGATATGTTCCGTTTCCTTCGTTCGCTGGCCTTCACGCTGACGATGAAGTCCAGGTTGGATACAGGAGCTTGAAGATTTAAAAGAAAAGAAGCCCAAGTTTAGGTTGGATACAATTTGAAGCAAAAGTCCAAATAACTATAAACGATGAGTAACACTTTCGTGAGATGGTTAGACGGGTAACTTTACTcagatttataataataaataatatttttgataatatttttaaatggataactcatataagaaattcgtttaaaaaaataatgtttgAAACCGTGTCATAAAAGTTTTTgtcataaattatattttttttaccataaattatAGATTTTAAGAATCGATCTCACGATTttgtattaatatttttttacataagTTGTAATTTATTTTTCGATGGATTGGTCAGATATTTATCTTATAAGAATCACTCATGATCGTGAGACGATATATAAGAGTTTTTGTGTAATAACTAATAAGTTActtaaaaattacaaatttttaatGTACATTTTAaagttattttttataatacatataaattttattcCAAATAACGCTAAAACATTTATCTTTAATAACATCTCAAAATTGAGATTGAGCTTGTAGTCCAATTGATCGTATCAATTCGTGAATAGACGGAGATTCGTGATAAAGTCCTCAGTCCTCACTGTCCttttaatcaaaaaaataaaatcttaaaatccgaggCCAAATATACAAAATAGTGAAAGAATGTTTGAGACTACAAATTAGAAACaaagaatatatattatatattttaatccaaaatccaaatccaattttttataaataaaaaaacagtcTCCGGCGTAGCAACCTTTTATTTCTTGGGAAATTGGGGAATAGTTGAAACTTGAAACTCGATTGGCCTTCTGAATGCTCACTATCTTCTATTCATCTGCTCTGCGGGAATCGATCGTGTGAGTTTGCCATTGACAGGTAAAAATAATTATCAGATGAAAACGAATCGGTTTGTTCTTGTATTtggtttttgtatttttttgaaacaaaaaaaaaaatttgttgggtGTAAATTCTTCCTTTGGGTTGGTTTGCTTTTGCTAATTATTCATTGTTTTTCCAGGTTTTTCTGGTGGATCGCTTATGATTTTAATCGTTTAGTTTCTAAAATGTGCATTCCAAGTTTGCTTCGCAATTTTGCCATTCGGTCATCGATTGTATAGAATATGTGATTTGCCCCATGTcgtcttctttttctttttctttttcttttttgtaattttgtttGTTTGATTTAATCCATATGGGGGTCATAATTGATGGAAATGtcgtcaaaatttaattttggtaGCCcttttgtttgactttgcatcTTAACAATTATGGGTCGTATTTTGGTTGATCCAAAAAACACTCTTTTCCTGGAGACAATGTTTGTTCTATTCTGCAGTACATGCATTTTTAAGAGTTGGAACAGTTAAAACTACGGGTTTTATGACCTAATAGCTTTTGAGGTTATTTTTCACGCAGTGGATATTTGTGGCGGGAACGAACTTGGAGTTCCGCGATGGATAAAAATGCTAGTTTATTTGTCAATGATGGATCGTTCTTGGAGAGATTCAAACAGCTTCAACaggaaaaggaaaagaagaatGAAATACCCAATAAATCTAGGGCAGTCTCGAGCACGCTTCTAAATTCTGCTCCAAAAACTGTCATTAGTAAAACAGCCATGGAATTGAAGTCAAACTGCAtccaaaaaacaattaaaacatcTTCGAGTGGAAAACTTGCCTTTAGCTTGAAACAAAAGTCAAAACTTGTTGCACCTGCTGTCAAGCTTGATGAGGACGAGGATGAAGATGTTAAAAATCACTCAGATGATGTTCCAATGAAGCGGCAGAAATTGGGTCAGCCTGATGCATCTTATAGTTCACCTAAGCAAGTTGATGTTGGTAAATACTCCCTCTTATTTACGAGTTCAAGCACTTTTTCTGTAATTCCTGTTAGTTTATCACTCGAATTTAGTTTGTTAGCTGTCTGTACTTGTAATCGCTTCCTCAAATTACACTTCCAAAAATTTTGTTTGTGCCCTTCATGTTTCTGTCATAGTCAGTCTGATCCCTTTATTGTTTTGACTTTAAATGTTTGTTGAAGTCAAAgcttttctgagttgcttggaGTCTTATATTCTTATTGCTTTGCTCTTCTATAGAGTCTTCATTAGAGCACCACATTACATTTTGGGCATAGTAGCTAAAATTTTTGCCTGAACTGATAAAAGAGAAATAGGGAAAGATATTTTTGAATTACTTTTATCTAATGAATGCAGCATATATCTTAAGTCTCTATCAACATGGGTGGGAAGAGATGTTCACAGAAAGATTTGGATATTGTGGCACGGCTGCTACAAGAGTAATTTGAATTCACTTGCATGCCCTTGAGTATTAATCAGTTCTTTAAGTACATGCAGTACCTCCTTTCCCAAGTGATCCTACAGTGAGGAAAGTTGCAGACAAATTAGCAAGTTTTGTGGCCAAGAATGGAAGGCAGTTTGAGCATGTAACACGACAGAAAAATCCTGGAGATACTCCGTTCAAGTATGTAGTCTATATTTCTGTTggctaaattatttatttaatattttgttatacaGACGTATTTTTCTTATTATCATTCATATGACACACACTTCTGAATCAAATTTTCTGTGTATAGTTATTTTTACTTTATTTCGGTAACCTTGTGGTTTTTTTAGAAATTAAATTTCATGTGAAATTGAGCCCAGGtatctattttttaattttaggaATATTGATAAACCATGTAGAAAAAGGCTTAACTCAAGTTGATGTTAGAAAGATATTTCTGCTGTGTGGTAAGTGGAAATGTCCCCATATGTAAACTTTGTGCCGGGTAAAGTTTTTTGAATTTAATCGGTATATCTTAGTGCTTTTCCACCTCTGGAAGCTTCCATGTATGTGTCAAAATCGCGATGCATGCTATTATGAAAGCATCCCACATGATGAATCTTCCAATTTTGGTAATACCTAATGATAGTGTGCCAATCTAAGAACTTATGATTGTTTGAAACATCAACTTTGAGCAGGATTCATGTCTCACAAAAGTATAAAACACGCACCGGTGCTCAGCACTCAGCAGCCCCTTCCCGtcattgttttatttcttttacaaGGCATTATGAGTTGCCTTAATAGAGAGATCAGTGTGCAATGTTGTGTGCCTTGCAATCCATTTAAAGCTTCTGGGACTTGGTTGGTAAAATCTCCTACTTATGGAGTATTATCATTAGGCATTCTTGTGGAGCAAGATAGCCGTATTGGTATGCTTCGGGTTTTTGTGAACATTAAAAATTAATCAGTTCGGTAAAAAAAGAGGTGTAACTTAATCTACTGAGATAGAGAATTTAATCCAATATAAATAATGCCCCTCTCACCCTCAAACAGCATCATAATGTTTCATTGTCCTCTCTTTTtttctatttaaatttatatagcctgttaattattttttcaaatgaGACGGTTGAAGAAGTTTTTCAAGTGATCATGGTTGTAAAAGAAGTTACTAGCTATTATCTTTCTTCCTCAACACCGCTTGCTTGTTAGTGTTATGTTTTGCTCTTGTACTTTGTTACCCTGGGTAATGTTACTACATACTTAGAAGAATTGTGTAATTATCAATGATGCCCTGAAATGTCTGCCACGTCTCTTAGTATGATTCCGTTGATTATGTCCTCCTTTTCCACGTCCTCTCCACCTACAACAATTTTTGAGGTTAGAGTTTTGTGGGCATCAGTTGTGtgatgataaaatattaaaatgttttATTAAGAAAGCTTCATTGTATTAAATGTGAGTTTGACTGTTTTACTTATTTACAGTGATTATTTATTTCAGTATTTAAGATTCACTATTAGGTTTGTGAGAAGCCACCACATATGCAATAACAAATTATAGGTTGCTTCTACTTAAACTTCAAACTTTTGTCGCATTTTGTAGGTTCATTGGTCCATCAATTTATGTGATTATAAGATGATTAGACCAACAGAATATTGTTCTTTCAAAACATGGGTTGGCTGTTTAACAAGTAGATCACTCTAATGTATTTATTGATCATTCATGTCGGACCTGACCCTGCCAAGGCCTTCTTTTATACTTGATTTTTTTCATCATCCTTCTGATTTCTGGGAATTACGCCATTTGATGTTGGAAAAggatttttttctttatttttaattgtacAATTTTTGTAAAGGCTTAATTTTATAACccaaattttatttgatattatttcCTACAGGTTTTTATTTGATGAAAGTTGTTCGGATTTCAAGTATTATGAATATAGGCTTAGAGAAGAGCAAACGGCTTTGTCTGAAACCAGGGATTCCCAATCATCATCAAGTGGTTAGTGTATTGGTTCCTTGAGTTTTGCTTTGAAGTGATCCTGCTGATTGCTTTGAGTGGAATATATTTAAGGAAATTAAACTTGAACAGTATGAACTATTTGTAATTCTTGTGCATATGAGGAATACTGCCCTGATTGAACAGTATTAATCATTATGTTGCATGTTGCTGTTTGATGAAATAGCCTATTGTTAGCTAATAGTTGACGAGGAGCTAATTTACTGTTTACACGTTGAGTTACGAATGGCTGGTTTACATGGAGTCAACATGTTATAAAACATCCACTGTTTACTTTTACTTtcatgttagatgcgataagaAAGACTATTAATTTTCTATTGGTCGCATGAACAAACTAGTTTTTGCTGTTTTGGGTGGTAAAAC
It encodes:
- the LOC140892219 gene encoding uncharacterized protein is translated as METAGFRALSAITSSSTFRAHSLLHLQFPSARRFPSPRFSQLSFSSKRCQVNALHDGVGRVAVESVENNFLQVVLVSPQIPGNTGCIARTCAASAVKLHLVEPLGFQVDDAKLKRAGLDYWPFVVVKVHSSWSEFREYFKQEDGEKRLLAFTKRGTDIHSEFSYRKGDWLVFGSETSGLPPEALLDCKSEPLGGGTIRIPMVETYVRCLNLSVSVGIALYEASRQLNYEHLQNSSDPCINSVETPFLTEDIFA